One Bacteroidota bacterium DNA window includes the following coding sequences:
- the trkA gene encoding Trk system potassium transporter TrkA, with protein MNILIAGDGEVGLHLAKQLASENHNITIVDPNEELLKMVESHTDLMTITGDSTNIPILKSANIHNTDLLISVVHNEQVNIITAILGKKLGAKKTIARVNNLENVSEENKKIYESLGIDAMICPEEIAAHEITDLLHQTGATEIFDFTNKKLSLFLIRLEENAPIMYQSLYQIAKENPHLNFRAVAIHRSGQTIIPKGNDKFLPNDLIYVITKPEGIDDLMEFCGKSRFEIKNIMVVGGGRVGRTACKRLEKEVNIKLFEVDKERCLSLTDYLEDTLVIHGDARDIQLLEEEGIRGVDAFIAVTDNSETNILTCLHARKFGVKKTIALVENIDYIDISQNIGIDTIINKKLITASYIVRFTMGSEVASLKCLSGVDAEVIELVAKPSSAITKKQIKYLNVPDGALIGGIYRGNESFIAMGNSQIEEGDRVVVFCLPHAITKVDKLFN; from the coding sequence ATGAATATACTTATTGCAGGAGATGGAGAAGTGGGATTGCATCTGGCGAAACAATTAGCCAGTGAAAACCATAACATTACCATAGTTGATCCCAACGAAGAATTATTAAAAATGGTTGAATCACATACTGATTTGATGACAATCACTGGCGATTCAACCAACATTCCGATCCTTAAGAGTGCTAATATTCATAATACGGATTTATTAATTTCGGTAGTTCATAATGAGCAGGTAAATATTATTACAGCTATTCTTGGTAAAAAATTAGGAGCAAAAAAAACAATTGCCCGTGTTAATAACCTGGAAAATGTAAGTGAGGAAAATAAAAAGATTTATGAAAGCCTTGGTATCGACGCCATGATTTGTCCGGAAGAGATTGCCGCACACGAAATTACGGACCTTTTGCATCAAACAGGAGCAACAGAAATTTTCGATTTTACCAATAAAAAGCTTTCTTTATTTTTGATAAGGTTGGAAGAAAATGCCCCGATTATGTACCAAAGTCTGTATCAAATTGCAAAGGAAAACCCACACCTGAATTTCAGAGCTGTAGCAATACACAGAAGCGGTCAAACAATTATTCCAAAAGGAAATGATAAATTTCTTCCAAACGACCTGATTTATGTGATTACTAAACCCGAAGGTATTGATGACCTGATGGAATTTTGTGGAAAATCACGTTTTGAGATAAAGAATATCATGGTAGTTGGAGGAGGTCGTGTTGGACGAACTGCATGTAAGCGATTGGAAAAAGAGGTAAATATCAAATTGTTTGAAGTTGATAAAGAAAGATGTTTAAGTCTAACGGATTATTTGGAAGATACTTTGGTTATTCATGGAGATGCGCGTGATATTCAACTTTTGGAAGAGGAGGGCATTCGTGGAGTTGATGCTTTTATTGCGGTGACCGATAATTCGGAAACAAATATCCTTACTTGTTTACATGCACGCAAATTCGGTGTTAAGAAAACTATAGCATTGGTCGAAAACATTGATTATATCGACATTTCACAAAACATTGGTATTGATACTATTATCAATAAAAAACTAATTACTGCAAGTTATATTGTTCGGTTTACGATGGGCTCTGAAGTTGCTTCTCTAAAATGCTTAAGTGGGGTGGATGCAGAGGTAATTGAACTTGTTGCCAAACCTTCTTCAGCGATAACTAAAAAGCAAATTAAATACTTAAATGTTCCGGATGGCGCATTAATAGGCGGAATTTATAGAGGTAACGAAAGTTTTAT
- a CDS encoding aminotransferase class I/II-fold pyridoxal phosphate-dependent enzyme yields the protein MLDFEGRLSTKLPNVGTSIFAVMSKMANEHNAINLSQGFPDFPVSAELIELIHHYMKNGYNQYAPMPGVPALRAQIVKKVKDIYGAEYNADSEITVTAGATQAIYTAISAIIRDEDEAIIFEPAYDSYAPSIRLNGGTVKYARLLLPDYSIDWDELPRLITHRTKLIIINTPHNPTGSVLKSSDILQLEALTKETDIIVISDEVYEHLIFDNLQHESVCKYPELARRSFVIASFGKTFHATGWKMGYVLAPEKLMNEFRKVHQFNVFTVNTPIQYAIADFISKKKNYNKLHSFYEQKRDYFADKIRTSRFRIVPCFGTYFQLLDYRDISDKPEMEFAKELIKKFGIASIPVSSFYHDGMESKRLRFCFAKQKETLNKAAEILCKI from the coding sequence GTAAAATGGCAAATGAGCATAATGCGATTAATTTGTCTCAAGGTTTCCCAGATTTTCCGGTTTCTGCCGAACTGATCGAATTGATTCATCATTATATGAAAAATGGATATAATCAGTATGCACCTATGCCGGGTGTTCCGGCTCTAAGGGCGCAGATTGTGAAAAAGGTTAAAGATATATATGGCGCAGAATACAATGCCGATTCTGAAATTACGGTTACGGCAGGAGCCACGCAGGCAATTTATACTGCCATTTCTGCAATAATAAGAGATGAAGACGAGGCGATTATTTTTGAACCGGCTTATGACAGCTATGCTCCATCAATTCGTTTGAATGGAGGAACGGTAAAATATGCCAGACTTCTTTTGCCCGATTATTCAATAGATTGGGACGAATTACCCCGATTGATCACCCATCGTACAAAACTAATAATCATTAATACCCCGCACAATCCCACCGGAAGTGTATTAAAATCTTCCGATATTTTACAATTGGAAGCTTTGACTAAAGAAACGGATATTATTGTAATTAGTGATGAGGTATATGAGCATCTGATTTTTGACAATTTGCAACATGAAAGTGTTTGTAAATATCCTGAGCTGGCTCGCCGAAGTTTTGTCATCGCTTCGTTTGGGAAAACTTTTCATGCTACAGGTTGGAAAATGGGTTATGTTTTGGCACCTGAAAAACTAATGAATGAGTTCCGCAAGGTTCACCAATTTAATGTGTTTACCGTGAATACTCCAATTCAATACGCCATTGCCGATTTTATAAGCAAGAAGAAAAACTACAATAAACTTCATTCGTTTTACGAACAAAAGAGAGATTATTTTGCAGATAAAATCAGGACTTCACGTTTTCGGATAGTCCCATGTTTTGGAACTTATTTTCAGTTGTTGGATTATCGCGATATTTCGGATAAGCCCGAAATGGAATTTGCAAAGGAATTGATTAAAAAATTTGGAATTGCATCGATACCCGTTTCTTCATTTTATCATGATGGAATGGAATCAAAAAGACTCAGATTTTGTTTTGCCAAACAAAAAGAAACATTAAACAAAGCCGCAGAAATTTTATGCAAAATTTAA
- a CDS encoding amidohydrolase, with protein MQNLKIALIQSDILWEDIQGNLNHFDSLLPQIDEPVDLIALPEVFNTGFPVDPDRFAENMDGSTMKWMHKKASQLNCSIAGSLLLKNQNAYFNTFISMKPDGTFDQYSKRHVFHLGDEADTIRPGNERLIFNLNNWKIRPLICYDLRFPVWSKNTYTDDKFEYDLLIYVANWPASRSYPWKQLLIARAIENQAYVIGLNRIGIDGSGNKYSGDSLLIDPKGEILLSLNPKIEEIAIVELSLTTLTDLRRKFNVGPDWDKFTFD; from the coding sequence ATGCAAAATTTAAAAATAGCACTAATCCAGTCCGATATTTTATGGGAAGATATTCAAGGTAATTTAAATCATTTTGATTCTCTTTTACCTCAAATAGACGAACCGGTTGATTTAATTGCATTACCGGAGGTTTTTAATACCGGATTTCCTGTTGATCCCGACAGGTTCGCAGAAAATATGGATGGTTCAACCATGAAATGGATGCATAAAAAAGCATCCCAACTTAATTGTAGCATTGCCGGAAGTTTGCTGCTGAAAAATCAAAATGCCTATTTCAATACTTTTATTTCAATGAAACCGGATGGAACTTTTGATCAATATTCAAAACGACATGTTTTTCATTTAGGTGATGAAGCTGATACGATCAGGCCCGGTAATGAAAGATTGATATTTAATTTGAATAATTGGAAAATCCGTCCTTTGATTTGCTATGATTTACGTTTCCCTGTATGGAGTAAAAATACCTATACTGACGATAAATTTGAATATGATTTATTGATTTATGTAGCCAATTGGCCGGCTTCCAGAAGTTATCCATGGAAACAATTACTCATTGCCCGTGCGATTGAAAATCAGGCCTATGTGATTGGCTTGAACCGAATTGGCATTGATGGAAGCGGAAATAAATATTCGGGAGACTCATTGCTTATTGATCCAAAAGGTGAAATATTGCTTTCCCTTAATCCGAAAATTGAAGAAATTGCCATCGTTGAATTATCCCTGACTACCTTAACTGATTTAAGACGAAAATTTAATGTAGGCCCTGACTGGGATAAATTTACGTTCGATTAG